The Cryptomeria japonica chromosome 2, Sugi_1.0, whole genome shotgun sequence region GAAAGTCAGTACCTGAGTCAATTCTTTGATATCAATACCCATGTTTTTGTACTTGTTTGCAACTGAAATCACCAGAGGGGTGTTAACCCTAACCAATTTATCTATTGCTCTCGCTGATTCAAAGAGACTTGCATTGAGCTCTTTTGGAGAGAGATTCGTATAAGCAGCCCATTGTATATATGAGGGTTCATATCCTAATTTTTCCTGCAACCTGGAAATAATCAGAACTTAACACAATCAACAATCCTTCACAGActccaataaaaaataataataataaataatcctTCACAGGGATTGTATTTAAACATTTCTTTGTATTGTCTCTGTGCTTTTGCCCATAACTTATCAGGAAGATTTATGAACATTTCTACTGAAAGGAAATCTAGTAAATGTTATATAACGTCCTAGATTCTTGTTTTCAGTTTGGTAAATCAAAGCAATGACATTTCtaattatgaaaaattataatCAAAACCAATTAACCTTCTATATTATGGGATATGCAACCACTCCAAGCTGGAAGGTATCTGATACCAAAATAAACAAGGATGTAGATGTGAAACTGACAAATTTATCTATTTTCTGTTTAAAAATGAGGCTTACACTTTTAGATGTAGACAATATGCATCATGAAGGAAATTAGAATGCACACTTAGAAGGTGTTGAATGGTTTAGGAACCTAGGCATATTCTTGCTTCTATAAAAATATTTTGACAGACATTCGTCACAAGCAGAATAGAATACTCTGACAAAGAGAATCAAAGGCTCAAAAGCAACACTGCATTCTTGAAAGATTCAATTTGCAGGATAAATGATTGAGATGGAAATTCAACAATGGCCTAGAATCAGTTCTTCCCTACATATCATTGATTTTGAGTCTTGGCATCATGTTTTGAGCTTATGAGTGCAGAACAATGTTATTATGATATTGAAAATGTAAATTAAACATTAAAAATCTGCACCTCTTTTTGCAGTCCTCCAATAGAACTCCAACTCTGATTTTCTTGGCGAAGTAAATGACCTGTTCATGACTAAGCAATCCTTGATTATGACCGTCATTCACATATTCTGACATGCAATGTTGCAAACCATGTGCTTCAACACAGGCAGATTGCCTCAATCTATTTGGCACTGGATACATCTTTCTATCTCCATATTTCTGTCTAGACATACTGAGTCGGCGGCGTCGAGCAGAAGGGTTCCCGGAACGAATAACTTGAAAGGCTTCAAGAGAGTTTCCAGGACTTATTCCAGCTATTTCAGCAGTGCATTGAGGATTTTCCACCTTACATGGTGCTTGCACTGTTTGTAATGCATTATAAACCTTAGGCCTTTGGGCACGGATGGTATTTTTTTGAACCATGATGCTAATCTTTGAATTTGGATCAATTAAACTGGATAAACACATGGCTGTAGTGGCTGTCATTGGTCGTTCCTCGCCTTTTGTTTCACTCCTCGTAGCAAATGCATAATATAAGCTGCGAATCATGAGTTTCACTTTCAAACTCCCCAGTTCAAAAAAAAATCCTTTCGTATAGCAATGCAATTTATCGTTTGCAGGGTAATCTTTAAAAATTGAATCATAAAGCTGAAATAAACAGAAATTCTTACGGAGACGGAGATGGGGTGCACGGTTAAATCCAATTTTATTTCAAGAATCAACAAAAAACTAATACAATTTTGTAATTCACCGAAATTGGACTTCCTCCGGTGAAACTCAGAGACATGACAAAATCAAATTGGACATTTGAATATAAACAGACTAaatattcaaaatttgaagaagaaagaaaccatttTACCCATCATAGCTAAACATCTCCAGAAACCAAGTTCAGTTCCTGATTGATTCCAATAACGTAAGAGAGTAATTAATGGAGTTAACATTTAGTGGGCTTACCTGCCATCAATGTAATCGATTTTACAGCATGAAAAGCTAGCCAAATTGAGGGGGTGCGAAACGCGTTTGAATGTTAATCACTGAGAATCATGTGCGATGATGGCATGAATGAGACAAAATTCAAGCCAAATTGGGGTAGCAGCGTAACCAATTCTGGCATGCTGATGAGCATAGTAGGCAACCAACACGTATATCAAATTTGTGCACCGCATTCACATACACTGGCGAAAAGGCGGCAATTCTTAAAGCTCCATTGCGCATCGTTGACGTCTCCGTCTAATCTGTTTTACATCTTTGGAGGAGTGTGTTAGGTGAACCTCTCTTACCTCCCCTCGAACGGCCATCACCACCCTCTTTATGACATTAATTGGATTTCCTTAATGTGCTGCATATAAGATAATAATATTGATGGACAATGTGAATGACTTATTTAGGTAGGCATGGTCCTCATAAAATGGTAGGGTCGATATTAAAAGGAGTTTGAAAAATGTGTTAATGTTGTGTTCTTTGGTCTCTGAACATCATTAAAATTATTTCATTCAttcgttcattcattcatttacatTGAGTTTTAGAGGGtattttggcaaatattttgttacAAGTTTATTGCAAGGTGGAAGATTGGATCCGTTGTTCTCCCACAAACAAGGGTACTTGAAAATATGATAATGTTGTGTGTGTTGGTCTTTTATATTTCTTGATCTTACAAATGACATCAAAATCCCTTCATTCAAATTAGAAAAATGGTAGGAAAGATCCTTTGAAACTAAAAGAAAAGTAGTGTCCTAGCCCAACTCGTTTGGGTTGAGAAGCTTGGTATCTTGGGATTTGGTAAAAGTT contains the following coding sequences:
- the LOC131027203 gene encoding RNA polymerase sigma factor sigA isoform X1; the protein is MFSYDGLYYAFATRSETKGEERPMTATTAMCLSSLIDPNSKISIMVQKNTIRAQRPKVYNALQTVQAPCKVENPQCTAEIAGISPGNSLEAFQVIRSGNPSARRRRLSMSRQKYGDRKMYPVPNRLRQSACVEAHGLQHCMSEYVNDGHNQGLLSHEQVIYFAKKIRVGVLLEDCKKRLQEKLGYEPSYIQWAAYTNLSPKELNASLFESARAIDKLVRVNTPLVISVANKYKNMGIDIKELTQEGVIGLVRGLRKFDYTKGVKLSTFVYWWIRLAISRFVVKHSRIIQLPDYLHHFLGSINNVKMLLKEDNATTTIERIAMTLNVSDAKVKNAIKAQKRIISMEGQRHINDEPCVISRNYIIDYSLENQPWFIEGNRILKEDINNLINSTLTDREKKIIRQYFGLDAGGCLWKDIGKRQIVFDLYAMYVQTWIIKRDSETIGHKSNSKVEVFSDISQIGSIKYTLLKIGYGKKVS
- the LOC131027203 gene encoding RNA polymerase sigma factor sigA isoform X2 gives rise to the protein MFSYDGLYYAFATRSETKGEERPMTATTAMCLSSLIDPNSKISIMVQKNTIRAQRPKVYNALQTVQAPCKVENPQCTAEIAGISPGNSLEAFQVIRSGNPSARRRRLSMSRQKYGDRKMYPVPNRLRQSACVEAHGLQHCMSEYVNDGHNQGLLSHEQVIYFAKKIRVGVLLEDCKKRLQEKLGYEPSYIQWAAYTNLSPKELNASLFESARAIDKLVRVNTPLVISVANKYKNMGIDIKELTQEGVIGLVRGLRKFDYTKGVKLSTFVYWWIRLAISRFVVKHSRIIQLPDYLHHFLGSINNVKMLLKEDNATTTIERIAMTLNVSDAKVKNAIKAQKRIISMEGQRHINDEPCVISRNYIIDYSLENQPWFIEGNRILKEDINNLINSTLTDREKKIIRQYFGLDAGGCLWKDIGKRLGLSRETVRQLGIRAIQKLKYSAIYHKLDPLSIHYLK
- the LOC131027203 gene encoding RNA polymerase sigma factor sigA isoform X3, coding for MTATTAMCLSSLIDPNSKISIMVQKNTIRAQRPKVYNALQTVQAPCKVENPQCTAEIAGISPGNSLEAFQVIRSGNPSARRRRLSMSRQKYGDRKMYPVPNRLRQSACVEAHGLQHCMSEYVNDGHNQGLLSHEQVIYFAKKIRVGVLLEDCKKRLQEKLGYEPSYIQWAAYTNLSPKELNASLFESARAIDKLVRVNTPLVISVANKYKNMGIDIKELTQEGVIGLVRGLRKFDYTKGVKLSTFVYWWIRLAISRFVVKHSRIIQLPDYLHHFLGSINNVKMLLKEDNATTTIERIAMTLNVSDAKVKNAIKAQKRIISMEGQRHINDEPCVISRNYIIDYSLENQPWFIEGNRILKEDINNLINSTLTDREKKIIRQYFGLDAGGCLWKDIGKRLGLSRETVRQLGIRAIQKLKYSAIYHKLDPLSIHYLK